ATCAAAGCAATAATTGTGCCAGCATCGCAGCAGCGTTATGTTCTTTATAATACGTTGAAATATATATATGATTCTATCGATACAAAATACTATTTTTATAGCGGCTGGATAATAAAAGCAATATTTATTACATTTATTTCGCAAAATCTATTTAAATTCGGGATCTAAATTCAAGATCGGACATAGATAACCAATTGAATTTTCGCAATGGGGGTTTAACCCAGCAAGGACTCTGATCAGCTTAATGCTATTTCAAACCAATTTGTAATATTGCATTACAAATTGGTTTGAAAAATGAGAATCGTGATGATTCGGGATTTTCTGAATATGCTTCTTGCTTAACTGATGGCTTTTGATCTGTCTATCCCTGATATGACATGTTTGTGATCAAATATACCCCAACATTGCATAAAATTTTTATAAAAATGATGAAACCAGTTGATATGCAAGGACAAAAGAAATGTATACTGCGAAATCAGGAATTCACTGTGTGTGACGTCCTGATCTAAACAATTTTTACTTAAAATTTTACCCTTCGGGGAAGCCATGAGGATTTCATCTTCGGCGTTATCAAGGTCTTGCAGTAGATTACTACGCCGGCAACCTTGATGCCTTGAAGCTAAAATCCTCATGACTTCTGCAATGTTGGGGTATAGTCAAGCCGTTTCAAAGGCAAATCCGAGGATGTTGCGTTTTTTTTTGAAAAATCGATTCCCACCAAAATCACGTTCTTTCCGGCCTGGACATATGAGTCATGGTATCCTTTCTCTCGAATCTGATCTATGGCTTTTTGGCCGTCGCCCAGAATCTCAACAACCTTAAACTCCAATATATATACGGTCTGATCCGTTTTCAAAACCAGATCGGCCCGGCCATGGCTGGCGCTTTCCTCCGGGCGAAGATCAAAGCCAAGGGAGGCCAGAAGTGCGTATATGACCGAAGCATAATATCCTTCGTACCTATCCATGTTGCTTGCTGTGTACCACTCATGGGGAATTGAGGAAAAAAAGGATTTAAAAATTTGCTGCACGCTGTCCATATCCCGTGATTCCAGGGCATGGTACAGGTTGTTTTGAAAACCTGCCACTTCCTGCACCCCCGGCGCATAACCGGCAAGTATGGCATCGCTAAAACTGAGCTTTACTTCCTGATTAGGGAGTTTAAGGCGGAATACCCGCCGGGGACCGACCTGTATCATGGAGTCGATGGTTAAATAACCGCGTTGGAATAAAACAGTTTCTGCCGTCAACTGGTCAATGGCATACGATGAAATGACCGATTCATTAACATCAATCCCGTCAAGATTTGGCACATAAAAGCGATTTTGCTGCAGCAATTTAATCAGAAACGTTGGGGTAGCGCTTTCGAACCAATAGTTGCCGTAGAACCTGTTCCTAAAAAACAACAATATATCAAAAGGATTGTAGACCCTTTCTTTCCCCAAAAAGGAGTAACCGTTATACCATTCCCGCAGCGTATTAATATCTACGCCTTCAAGGCGTTCGTGAAAGGTTCCGGTCAGTTCTTTTTCCGTATAGCCGCAAAGCGCTCCCATGTCAGGCTGCAAGCTGATATCTTCCAGATTGTTCAAGTCGCTGAAAATACTGACTCGGCTGAATTTGCTTACCCCGGTGATGAAGCAGAACCGGATATAACGATCGTTATCTTTGATGACCGAGTAAAAATTTTTTAGACCGTCCCGCATCTCTTCAGCTTTGGATGGGTTTTCGATGTGATCAAGGATGGGTTTGTCATACTCATCCACTAAAATGACAACTGATTTTCCGGTCTTTTCAAAAATTGATGTAATCAAATTCTTGAATCGTCCGTTGATTGTCAAACCTGCGATGTTCACACCGGCCTGATGGGCATTGGCTGCAAGGATTTCTTCGAAAAAATCATTCAAATGTTTATTGTCGAAAAACCGGCCTCCGGCAAAACTAATTGAAATAACGGGATGAGTATCTTCCCAGTCCCAGTTTTTTTCAAGATAAAGTCCTTTAAACAGCTCTTTTTGTCCTTCAAACGCGCATTTTAAGGTATCGAC
This window of the uncultured Desulfobacter sp. genome carries:
- a CDS encoding AAA family ATPase, coding for MKKLPIGISTFSEIINGNAYYVDKSQYVQHLCDSGKYYFLSRPRRFGKSLFVDTLKCAFEGQKELFKGLYLEKNWDWEDTHPVISISFAGGRFFDNKHLNDFFEEILAANAHQAGVNIAGLTINGRFKNLITSIFEKTGKSVVILVDEYDKPILDHIENPSKAEEMRDGLKNFYSVIKDNDRYIRFCFITGVSKFSRVSIFSDLNNLEDISLQPDMGALCGYTEKELTGTFHERLEGVDINTLREWYNGYSFLGKERVYNPFDILLFFRNRFYGNYWFESATPTFLIKLLQQNRFYVPNLDGIDVNESVISSYAIDQLTAETVLFQRGYLTIDSMIQVGPRRVFRLKLPNQEVKLSFSDAILAGYAPGVQEVAGFQNNLYHALESRDMDSVQQIFKSFFSSIPHEWYTASNMDRYEGYYASVIYALLASLGFDLRPEESASHGRADLVLKTDQTVYILEFKVVEILGDGQKAIDQIREKGYHDSYVQAGKNVILVGIDFSKKNATSSDLPLKRLDYTPTLQKS